The following are encoded together in the Pseudomonas sediminis genome:
- a CDS encoding YcgL domain-containing protein → MKRICSIYKSSRKNEMYLYVIKADALARVPEGLLSVFGPPAHAFDLVLSPERQLAREDIAQVLENLDKQGYHLQMPPPEEEYIEHLPDELLRRNDPV, encoded by the coding sequence GTGAAACGCATCTGTTCCATCTACAAGAGTTCGCGCAAGAACGAGATGTACCTATACGTAATCAAGGCCGATGCCCTGGCGCGCGTACCGGAAGGGCTGCTCAGCGTCTTCGGCCCGCCCGCGCATGCCTTCGACCTGGTGCTCAGCCCAGAGCGTCAGTTGGCCCGCGAGGACATCGCGCAGGTACTGGAGAACCTCGATAAGCAGGGCTATCACCTGCAGATGCCGCCGCCCGAGGAGGAGTACATCGAGCACTTGCCTGACGAACTTTTGCGCCGTAACGACCCGGTGTGA
- a CDS encoding hybrid sensor histidine kinase/response regulator has translation MSERLLLAQQRRGYRSLRFATELEAGFAEHRVQRIRRRLPLIAPIAALFQLIYALLDFLLMPLPVSLSVLPLRMLALAVLALSFFYCRRVEAPPARVPLVYAAAYWVNGVSVVLIVYMCWQQGVAMPYDGLFLILLFGYALLGLSFRAISLCSWSFCLLFIGVGVLFGETGGTLAYQGLFLFCANLIGSVGAYMQEHGQRGAWLNLRLLDLARQRAEADDTRKLRLLAAASHDLRQPLNAMGLYAEHLVEQGGDLQTRRISSRLAASVEQLGRLLQSLLDYTRLTLPGGVQARPHAFALRPLLERLIAEVAPEAQQQGLDLQLHCDDCGAHSDPLLLERLLRNLLNNALLHAQAQHLRLSVAPDGDEIVLEVADDGRGLSEAEQALVFEEFRQLDNPDRNAERGLGLGLAIVRQLAEVLEHPLHLHSQPGAGARFVLRLPLAEVPVAAPRADTGLTLQGRVLLLEDDPAGREALAGLLRRWGCEVQACADLASALQVLRVDTPQLLISDYRLAEQEDGLQAIERLREAAGLMLPALLISADLSPELHERCLPAHVIPLGKPLLPARLRQVLATQLRARQAVS, from the coding sequence ATGAGTGAGCGCCTGCTGCTGGCCCAGCAGCGCCGGGGCTATCGCTCGCTGCGTTTCGCTACCGAGTTGGAGGCGGGCTTTGCCGAGCATCGGGTGCAGCGTATTCGTCGACGCCTGCCGCTGATCGCCCCCATCGCAGCGTTGTTTCAGTTGATTTATGCGCTGCTGGATTTTCTGCTCATGCCGCTGCCGGTCAGCCTGTCGGTGCTACCGCTGCGTATGCTTGCGCTGGCGGTGTTGGCGCTGTCCTTTTTTTACTGCCGTCGGGTCGAGGCACCGCCTGCCAGGGTGCCATTGGTCTATGCCGCGGCCTACTGGGTCAACGGCGTCAGTGTCGTGTTGATCGTGTACATGTGCTGGCAGCAGGGTGTGGCAATGCCTTACGACGGCCTATTCCTCATCCTGTTGTTCGGCTACGCCCTCCTCGGGCTGTCGTTTCGTGCGATCAGCCTGTGTAGCTGGAGCTTCTGCCTGCTGTTCATTGGCGTCGGCGTGCTGTTCGGTGAAACCGGTGGCACGCTGGCTTACCAGGGCCTGTTTCTGTTCTGCGCCAACCTGATCGGCAGCGTCGGCGCCTATATGCAGGAGCATGGTCAGCGCGGTGCCTGGCTGAACCTGCGCCTGCTCGATTTGGCGCGTCAGCGCGCCGAAGCCGATGACACGCGCAAGCTGCGCCTGCTCGCAGCCGCCAGTCACGACCTGCGCCAGCCGCTCAACGCCATGGGGTTGTACGCCGAACATCTGGTGGAACAGGGCGGTGACCTGCAGACCCGGCGCATCAGCTCGCGCCTGGCCGCGTCGGTGGAGCAGTTGGGACGCCTGCTGCAATCGCTGCTCGACTACACCCGTCTGACCTTGCCCGGTGGTGTGCAGGCCAGGCCGCATGCGTTCGCCCTGCGCCCCTTGCTCGAACGGCTGATCGCTGAAGTGGCGCCAGAGGCGCAACAGCAGGGTTTAGATCTACAGCTGCATTGTGACGACTGTGGTGCGCACAGCGACCCGCTGCTGCTGGAACGCCTGCTGCGCAACCTGCTGAACAATGCCCTGCTGCACGCACAGGCGCAGCACCTGAGGTTGAGCGTAGCGCCTGATGGCGACGAGATCGTGTTGGAGGTGGCCGATGATGGTCGCGGCCTCAGTGAGGCGGAGCAGGCCTTGGTGTTCGAGGAATTTCGTCAACTGGACAACCCCGATCGCAATGCCGAGCGCGGACTCGGTCTTGGTCTGGCCATCGTGCGGCAGTTGGCCGAGGTACTGGAGCACCCTTTGCACCTGCATTCACAGCCGGGCGCGGGCGCCCGCTTCGTTCTGCGTTTGCCGTTGGCCGAGGTACCTGTGGCAGCGCCGCGCGCCGATACTGGATTGACCTTGCAGGGGCGTGTGCTGCTACTCGAAGACGACCCAGCCGGGCGTGAAGCGCTGGCTGGCCTGCTACGTCGCTGGGGCTGCGAGGTGCAGGCTTGCGCTGACCTGGCCAGTGCGCTGCAGGTATTGCGGGTCGATACGCCGCAGTTGCTGATCAGTGACTACCGGCTGGCCGAGCAGGAGGATGGCCTGCAGGCCATCGAGCGCCTGCGCGAGGCGGCCGGGCTGATGCTGCCGGCTCTACTGATCAGTGCAGATCTGAGCCCGGAGCTGCACGAGCGCTGCTTGCCCGCTCACGTCATTCCCCTGGGCAAACCGCTGTTGCCGGCGCGTTTGCGCCAAGTGCTGGCCACTCAGTTGCGAGCGCGCCAGGCCGTCAGTTGA
- a CDS encoding spermidine synthase, which translates to MKRFVLLDTAPIPGTDGALNLFEYGEDFVIKIAGGDGGQLMNTRMHGSEDALAAIPCKQIASRPQVRVLIGGLGMGFTLASALQHLGADAEVAVAELVPGVIEWNRGPLGAKSGYPLNDPRAVIIQEDVAKVLQAAEHCYDAIMLDVDNGPEGLTQKGNDWLYSMDGLRRCARALRPQGMLAVWSSSADRAFSEKVRRAGFKGEAVQVYAHGNRGTRHTIWIAQKV; encoded by the coding sequence ATGAAACGCTTCGTTCTGCTCGATACCGCTCCTATCCCCGGTACGGATGGTGCGCTCAACCTGTTCGAATACGGCGAAGATTTCGTGATCAAGATTGCTGGCGGCGATGGCGGGCAACTGATGAATACGCGCATGCACGGTTCGGAAGATGCCCTGGCCGCGATTCCCTGCAAGCAGATCGCGAGCCGGCCGCAGGTGCGGGTACTGATCGGTGGTCTGGGCATGGGCTTCACCCTGGCGTCTGCGCTCCAGCACTTGGGGGCCGATGCCGAGGTAGCGGTGGCCGAGTTGGTGCCGGGCGTGATCGAGTGGAACCGTGGTCCGCTCGGGGCGAAGTCCGGTTATCCGTTGAATGACCCGCGTGCAGTGATCATTCAGGAGGACGTAGCCAAGGTGCTGCAGGCCGCCGAGCATTGCTACGACGCGATCATGCTGGACGTCGACAACGGCCCCGAGGGGCTGACTCAGAAGGGCAACGACTGGCTGTACAGCATGGACGGCCTGCGCCGGTGCGCCAGAGCGTTAAGGCCCCAAGGCATGTTGGCGGTGTGGTCATCCAGCGCCGACCGGGCGTTCTCGGAGAAGGTGCGTAGGGCCGGCTTCAAGGGCGAGGCGGTGCAGGTATATGCCCACGGCAACCGGGGCACGCGGCACACCATCTGGATTGCTCAGAAGGTCTGA
- a CDS encoding sulfurtransferase produces the protein MPLAQLISAEHLQQRIGQNDLLVLDCRFALEDPAYGRRSYVEGHIPGAHFLDLEQDLSAPVVKGVTGRHPLPDPSHLVERLRSCGLRGDSQVVLYDDGPGAFAARAWWLLLWLGKRDGLYLLDGGLKAWREAGQELTTTPPNNTPGDFSAQPDSSLLLTADHLAQHLGNPELTLLDARALPRFRGEVEPLDPVAGHIPGARCAVFTDNLGKDGRFLPATVLRERFDELRGERPMENLVAYCGSGVTACHNLFAMSLAGYPLAPLYAGSWSEWITDPTRPVATGD, from the coding sequence ATGCCACTCGCTCAACTGATCAGCGCGGAACACCTTCAACAACGTATTGGCCAGAACGACCTGCTGGTGCTGGACTGCCGCTTCGCCCTCGAAGACCCAGCCTATGGGCGCCGCAGCTACGTCGAGGGGCATATCCCGGGCGCGCACTTTCTCGATCTGGAGCAGGACCTGTCCGCCCCGGTGGTCAAGGGCGTAACCGGTCGCCACCCGCTCCCCGACCCGAGTCATCTAGTCGAACGCCTGCGCAGCTGCGGTCTGCGGGGGGATAGCCAGGTCGTGCTGTATGACGACGGTCCCGGTGCTTTCGCCGCACGCGCCTGGTGGTTGCTGCTGTGGCTGGGCAAGCGTGATGGTTTGTACCTGCTCGATGGTGGCCTGAAAGCCTGGCGTGAAGCCGGACAGGAACTGACCACCACGCCACCTAACAACACCCCGGGCGATTTCTCCGCGCAACCCGACAGCAGCCTGCTGCTGACTGCCGATCACCTGGCCCAGCACTTGGGCAACCCGGAGCTGACCCTGCTCGACGCGCGGGCACTGCCGCGCTTTCGCGGCGAGGTCGAGCCGCTCGACCCGGTCGCCGGGCATATTCCCGGCGCACGATGCGCCGTATTCACCGACAACCTGGGTAAGGATGGCCGCTTCCTTCCGGCAACGGTACTGCGCGAGCGTTTCGACGAGCTGCGCGGCGAACGCCCGATGGAAAATCTGGTGGCTTACTGCGGCTCGGGGGTCACGGCCTGTCACAACCTCTTCGCCATGAGCCTCGCCGGTTATCCATTGGCGCCGCTCTACGCAGGCTCTTGGAGCGAGTGGATCACCGATCCGACGCGCCCGGTAGCCACGGGTGATTGA
- a CDS encoding D-2-hydroxyacid dehydrogenase → MRLLIAEEEHAFYAERIRSACPDLQLVASAQLESLREQAGECDLWLGQPDLLAPLLRDGARPQWLQSTWAGITPLLAHGLPRDYRLTRAVGIFGQVMAEYVLGHMLAHERRLFARLAAQVEQHWDHSLPRSLRGRRVLVVGCGDIGQAVAEFLQPFGVGLRGVASQAREQMPFLEVAAMDQLAQLVAWADYVVNLLPDTPATRDLYDARLLAHFRPEAVLINAGRGVAVVDADLVTALEQNHLAAAVIDVCREEPLPPGHPFWTAPRLLLTGHSSAPTDPGLMGELFIDNLARWQAGQPLRGEVDFARGY, encoded by the coding sequence ATGCGCCTGTTGATCGCCGAAGAGGAGCATGCGTTCTACGCCGAGCGTATCCGTAGCGCCTGCCCCGACCTGCAGTTGGTCGCCAGTGCGCAGCTCGAATCGCTGCGTGAGCAGGCCGGCGAGTGCGACCTGTGGCTGGGGCAGCCGGATCTGCTCGCACCGCTGTTGCGCGACGGCGCGCGGCCGCAGTGGTTGCAATCGACCTGGGCCGGCATCACGCCGCTGTTGGCGCACGGCTTGCCGCGTGATTACCGCCTGACCCGTGCGGTCGGCATCTTCGGACAGGTAATGGCCGAATACGTGCTCGGCCATATGCTGGCCCACGAGCGGCGTCTGTTCGCCCGTCTGGCGGCGCAGGTCGAGCAGCATTGGGATCACAGTCTGCCGCGTAGCCTGCGCGGGCGCCGCGTGCTGGTGGTCGGTTGCGGTGATATCGGTCAGGCCGTTGCCGAGTTTCTCCAGCCTTTTGGGGTGGGGTTGCGTGGCGTCGCCAGCCAGGCGCGTGAGCAGATGCCGTTTCTCGAGGTCGCGGCGATGGATCAACTTGCGCAGTTGGTCGCCTGGGCCGACTACGTAGTCAACCTGCTGCCGGACACGCCGGCCACGCGCGATCTGTACGATGCCCGGCTGCTTGCCCATTTCCGCCCAGAAGCGGTGCTGATCAATGCCGGGCGCGGCGTTGCCGTGGTCGATGCTGACCTGGTGACCGCACTGGAGCAAAACCACTTGGCGGCAGCCGTGATCGACGTCTGCCGTGAAGAACCTTTGCCGCCAGGCCATCCGTTCTGGACGGCGCCGCGTTTGCTACTCACCGGCCACAGCTCGGCGCCCACCGATCCGGGCTTGATGGGCGAGTTGTTCATCGACAACCTGGCGCGTTGGCAAGCCGGACAGCCGTTACGGGGTGAAGTGGATTTCGCCCGCGGTTATTGA
- the rnd gene encoding ribonuclease D: MANDIHWILDDVSLAEHCAAWQAQPFVALDTEFMRVDTFYPIAGLLQVSAGDGAYLIDPLRISDWRPFAALLESPTVVKVLHSCSEDLEVFLRLTGSLPTPLFDTQLAAGYLNLGFSMGYSRLVQALLDIELPKGETRSDWLQRPLSELQVRYAAEDVLHLVEVYRALMARLAPQKVEWILEDGAELVANLGREIAPEDAWREAKLAWKLSRQQQAVLRALCAWREREARARNQPRNRILREHSLWPLARTQPDNLVTLARIEDMHPKTVRQDGETLLQLIRDAAALPPEQWPEALPEPLPIEASALLKKLRVIGQQEGERLDIVPELMLRKKTLEALLKTGFPHGPYQLPDSLRGWRRELMGQALLDCLAAEGESA; the protein is encoded by the coding sequence GTGGCTAACGACATTCACTGGATTCTCGACGACGTCAGCCTGGCCGAGCATTGCGCCGCCTGGCAGGCGCAGCCCTTCGTCGCGTTGGACACCGAGTTCATGCGCGTCGACACCTTCTATCCCATCGCCGGTTTGCTGCAGGTCAGCGCTGGTGACGGCGCCTACCTGATCGACCCCTTGCGCATCAGCGACTGGCGGCCGTTCGCCGCGCTGCTTGAGTCGCCTACAGTGGTCAAGGTGCTGCATTCATGCAGTGAGGACCTAGAGGTCTTTCTACGCCTGACCGGCAGCCTGCCGACGCCGCTGTTCGACACGCAACTGGCCGCCGGTTATCTCAATCTCGGTTTCTCCATGGGCTACTCGCGCCTTGTGCAGGCCTTGCTGGATATCGAGCTGCCCAAGGGCGAGACCCGCTCCGATTGGCTGCAGCGGCCGCTGTCTGAGCTGCAGGTGCGCTACGCCGCCGAGGACGTGCTGCATCTCGTTGAGGTGTACCGCGCCCTGATGGCCCGCCTGGCGCCGCAGAAGGTCGAGTGGATTCTGGAGGACGGTGCCGAACTGGTCGCCAATCTGGGCCGTGAGATCGCCCCGGAAGACGCCTGGCGCGAGGCCAAGCTGGCGTGGAAACTGTCGCGTCAACAGCAGGCCGTGCTGCGCGCACTGTGCGCCTGGCGCGAGCGTGAGGCGCGCGCGCGTAACCAGCCGCGTAATCGCATCCTGCGCGAGCATTCGCTGTGGCCGCTGGCACGTACCCAGCCAGATAACCTGGTGACGCTGGCGCGCATCGAGGACATGCACCCAAAAACCGTGCGTCAGGACGGAGAGACACTGCTGCAGCTGATTCGTGATGCTGCTGCACTGCCGCCCGAGCAGTGGCCCGAAGCCTTGCCCGAGCCGCTGCCCATCGAAGCCTCTGCGCTGCTGAAGAAATTGCGCGTCATCGGCCAGCAAGAAGGTGAGCGCCTAGACATCGTCCCTGAGCTGATGCTGCGCAAGAAAACCCTGGAAGCCCTGTTGAAAACCGGCTTCCCCCATGGCCCGTACCAATTGCCCGACTCCCTGCGCGGCTGGCGTCGGGAGCTGATGGGCCAGGCGCTATTGGATTGCCTGGCCGCCGAAGGAGAATCCGCGTGA
- the gdhA gene encoding NADP-specific glutamate dehydrogenase: MSLSVDSFLARLKQRDPDQPEFHQAVEEVVRSLWPFLEANPRYRDAGILERMVEPERAILFRVPWVDDRGQVHVNRGYRIQMSSAIGPYKGGLRFHPSVNLGVLKFLAFEQVFKNSLTSLPMGGGKGGSDFDPKGKSEGEVMRFCQSFMTELYRHIGADLDVPAGDIGVGGREIGYLFGQYKRLSNQFTSVLTGKGLSYGGSLIRPEATGYGCVYFAQEMLKRIDQGFEDKRVAISGSGNVAQYAAQKVMELGGRVISLSDSEGTLYAESGLSDEQWLYLMDLKNVRRGRLREMAEHYGLQFLAGQRPWGLACDIALPCATQNELDAEDARALLKNGCICVAEGANMPSTLEAVDLFVEAGICYAPGKASNAGGVATSGLEMSQNAMRLHWSAGEVDERLHGIMQNIHHACVHHGEENGRINYVKGANIAGFVKVADAMLAQGVV, translated from the coding sequence ATGTCGTTGTCCGTTGATTCTTTCCTGGCGCGCCTGAAACAGCGCGATCCCGACCAGCCGGAATTCCACCAGGCGGTGGAAGAGGTCGTGCGTAGCCTGTGGCCTTTCCTCGAAGCCAATCCGCGTTATCGCGATGCCGGTATTCTCGAGCGCATGGTCGAGCCCGAGCGTGCGATCCTGTTCCGTGTACCCTGGGTCGACGACCGTGGTCAGGTGCACGTCAACCGTGGTTACCGTATCCAGATGAGCAGCGCCATCGGCCCGTACAAGGGTGGCCTGCGTTTCCATCCCTCGGTGAACCTGGGCGTACTCAAGTTCCTGGCTTTCGAACAGGTATTCAAGAATTCGCTGACCTCGCTGCCCATGGGTGGCGGCAAGGGCGGTTCGGACTTCGATCCCAAGGGCAAGAGCGAGGGCGAAGTGATGCGCTTCTGCCAGTCGTTCATGACCGAGCTGTATCGCCATATCGGTGCCGACCTGGATGTGCCGGCTGGTGACATCGGCGTCGGTGGGCGCGAGATCGGTTACCTGTTCGGCCAGTACAAGCGCCTGTCCAATCAGTTCACCTCGGTGCTGACCGGCAAGGGCCTTAGCTACGGCGGCAGCCTGATCCGCCCGGAAGCCACCGGCTACGGTTGCGTGTATTTCGCCCAGGAGATGCTCAAGCGCATCGACCAGGGCTTCGAAGACAAGCGCGTGGCCATCTCCGGTTCCGGCAACGTTGCCCAGTACGCGGCGCAGAAGGTCATGGAATTGGGCGGCCGGGTGATTTCGCTGTCCGACTCCGAGGGCACTCTCTATGCCGAGAGCGGCCTGAGCGATGAGCAGTGGTTGTACCTGATGGACCTGAAGAACGTGCGTCGTGGCCGCCTGCGCGAGATGGCTGAGCACTATGGTCTGCAGTTCCTCGCCGGGCAGCGTCCGTGGGGCCTGGCCTGCGATATCGCTTTGCCCTGCGCGACGCAGAACGAACTGGACGCTGAGGATGCTCGCGCGCTGCTGAAGAACGGCTGCATCTGCGTGGCCGAAGGCGCCAATATGCCTTCGACCCTGGAAGCGGTGGACCTGTTCGTCGAGGCCGGCATCTGCTACGCACCAGGCAAAGCGTCCAACGCCGGTGGCGTGGCCACCAGCGGCCTGGAAATGAGCCAGAACGCAATGCGCCTGCACTGGAGCGCCGGAGAGGTGGACGAGCGTCTGCACGGCATCATGCAGAACATTCACCATGCCTGCGTGCACCATGGCGAAGAGAATGGCCGCATCAACTACGTCAAGGGCGCCAATATAGCCGGCTTCGTCAAGGTCGCCGATGCGATGCTGGCGCAAGGCGTAGTCTGA
- a CDS encoding SMP-30/gluconolactonase/LRE family protein, which produces MKKLLALAVMLLAAAASYLALTPSPIDPLPWDAAPAPAMTGALEPNDTLMKAELLARGQVHGPEDIAVDNQGRVYAGLHDGRIARVLEDDSLETFADTGGRPLGMNFDANGNLIVADAYKGLLSIDPQGAIKVLTSEAEGLRFAFTDDLDIASDGTIYFSDASSRFEQPDYLLDLLEARPHGRLLSYDPASGETRVLLKDLYFANGVALSANEDFVLVNETYRYRITRYWLKGDKAGQHDIFIDNLPGLPDNLQGDRKGTFWVALPTPRKADADFLHRHPWLKSQMAKLPRALWPKAIPYGFAIALNEQGEIVRSLHDTSGTHLRMVTSVKPVGDYLYFGSLDNDRIGKLQIH; this is translated from the coding sequence CTGAAGAAACTGCTTGCCCTGGCCGTCATGCTGCTGGCCGCAGCGGCCAGCTACCTGGCCCTGACGCCCAGCCCGATCGATCCGCTGCCCTGGGATGCCGCGCCCGCCCCGGCGATGACTGGCGCACTGGAGCCCAACGACACCCTGATGAAAGCCGAGCTGCTGGCGCGCGGCCAGGTGCATGGCCCGGAAGACATCGCCGTCGACAACCAGGGCCGGGTCTACGCCGGCCTGCATGACGGCCGCATCGCTCGCGTTCTGGAAGACGACAGCCTGGAAACCTTCGCCGACACCGGCGGCCGCCCGCTGGGCATGAACTTCGATGCCAACGGCAATCTGATCGTCGCCGATGCCTACAAGGGGCTGCTGAGCATCGACCCGCAGGGCGCGATCAAGGTGCTGACCTCCGAGGCTGAAGGCCTGCGTTTCGCCTTCACCGATGACCTGGACATCGCCAGCGACGGCACCATCTACTTCAGCGACGCCTCCTCACGCTTCGAACAGCCGGACTACCTGCTCGATCTGCTCGAGGCACGCCCTCACGGCCGCCTGCTCAGCTATGACCCGGCCAGTGGCGAAACCCGCGTATTGCTGAAAGACCTGTACTTCGCCAATGGCGTGGCGCTGTCGGCGAACGAGGACTTCGTGCTGGTCAACGAAACCTATCGCTATCGCATCACCCGCTACTGGCTCAAGGGCGACAAGGCCGGCCAGCACGACATTTTCATCGACAACCTGCCGGGCCTGCCGGATAACCTGCAGGGCGACCGCAAAGGCACCTTCTGGGTGGCCCTGCCGACTCCGCGCAAAGCCGATGCCGACTTTCTCCATCGCCACCCCTGGCTCAAGTCGCAAATGGCCAAACTGCCGCGTGCCCTTTGGCCGAAGGCGATCCCTTACGGCTTCGCCATCGCCCTCAACGAGCAAGGCGAGATCGTCCGCAGCCTGCATGACACCAGCGGCACGCACCTGCGCATGGTCACCTCGGTGAAGCCGGTAGGCGACTACCTGTACTTCGGCAGCCTGGACAACGATCGCATCGGCAAACTGCAGATTCACTGA
- a CDS encoding response regulator transcription factor produces MTALCTTLPDNLRLLLVDDHRIFLDGLSLALSPLSANLQIHTAHSAAEAEQCLRQHSYDLILLDLRLPDVPGLELLQRWLARDESTPVAILSASDSALDAQASLAAGALGFIPKSSDSNALRQAVTRVLLGETLPAPSSTSPLTPRQLEILQLLAEGLPNKAISRQLGLAEDTVKTHLKALFETFAVHTRTACVSAARQRGWL; encoded by the coding sequence ATGACTGCCCTCTGCACTACCCTGCCCGACAATCTCCGTCTGCTGTTGGTCGACGACCACCGCATTTTTCTCGATGGCCTGTCCCTGGCCCTGTCGCCGCTCAGTGCGAACCTGCAGATCCACACCGCGCACAGCGCCGCCGAAGCCGAGCAGTGCCTGCGCCAACACAGCTATGACCTGATCCTGCTCGACCTGCGCTTACCTGACGTGCCTGGCCTGGAGCTCTTGCAGCGTTGGCTTGCGCGCGACGAAAGCACGCCGGTGGCCATTCTCAGCGCCAGTGACTCGGCGCTGGATGCCCAGGCGAGCCTGGCGGCTGGCGCGCTCGGTTTCATCCCCAAGAGCTCCGACAGCAACGCCCTGCGCCAAGCTGTGACGCGCGTCCTGCTGGGTGAAACCCTGCCGGCGCCAAGCAGCACCTCACCGCTGACACCGAGGCAGCTGGAGATTCTCCAGCTACTGGCCGAGGGTCTGCCGAACAAAGCCATCAGCCGCCAGTTGGGCCTGGCCGAAGACACGGTCAAGACCCACCTCAAGGCCCTGTTCGAAACCTTCGCCGTGCATACCCGCACCGCCTGTGTCAGCGCCGCCCGCCAGCGTGGCTGGCTGTGA
- a CDS encoding OmpP1/FadL family transporter, whose translation MSKRLLKTGLAVAITATSSHGFASGFALNEQSISGMGTSFAGRSSSADDASTVFGNPAGMARLKRDEVYVGAAAIRAKSDIDHVSASSPAGAISGSNDGDMVPTTGVPMGYYVKPLDEKVAFGIGIYVPFGLMTDYESNFQGRYYADKSYVRVITVQPTLSYRFNDKLSVGFGPTFNHIEGELTSSLFTPLGDGKVKVKGDDVAVGFNAGVLYEFTPQTRAGLAYHSRVKYKLEGDTRVEASPLAGIAGKYDANLDLTTPESVDMSITHDLTDALTLHVGSTWTRWSRFKEIRVENDSATLPANLATIVEEQNWHDTWAHAVGLSYKVNPQWTLRTGIAIDQSPTNNVDRSPRIPSGDRTIFSVGAGWSPNQDMTIDVAYSYLQEESVDVNHASATRGTYSARYKNSAHGLGASLSYRF comes from the coding sequence GTGAGCAAACGTCTTCTCAAGACCGGTCTTGCCGTCGCCATCACTGCCACCTCGAGCCACGGTTTCGCCAGCGGCTTCGCCCTCAATGAACAAAGCATTTCCGGTATGGGTACCTCTTTCGCCGGACGCTCATCCTCGGCCGACGATGCCAGCACCGTGTTCGGCAACCCGGCCGGCATGGCCCGTCTCAAGCGCGACGAAGTCTACGTCGGTGCTGCGGCGATTCGCGCCAAGAGCGATATCGACCACGTCAGCGCCAGCTCCCCGGCCGGTGCTATCAGTGGTAGCAACGACGGCGATATGGTGCCGACCACCGGCGTGCCCATGGGCTATTACGTCAAGCCGCTGGACGAAAAGGTCGCCTTCGGTATCGGTATCTATGTGCCCTTTGGCCTGATGACCGATTACGAAAGCAACTTCCAGGGTCGCTACTATGCGGATAAGAGCTACGTGCGCGTGATCACCGTGCAGCCGACCTTGAGCTATCGCTTCAATGACAAGCTGTCGGTGGGTTTCGGCCCAACCTTCAACCACATCGAAGGGGAACTGACCTCGTCACTGTTCACGCCCCTCGGCGATGGCAAGGTGAAGGTCAAGGGTGACGATGTCGCCGTTGGTTTCAACGCCGGCGTGCTGTACGAGTTCACTCCGCAGACCCGCGCTGGCCTGGCTTACCATTCGCGCGTCAAGTACAAGTTGGAGGGCGACACCCGTGTCGAAGCATCGCCACTGGCCGGCATCGCCGGCAAGTACGACGCCAACCTGGACCTGACCACGCCCGAATCGGTGGACATGTCCATCACCCACGATCTGACCGATGCGCTGACGCTGCATGTCGGCAGCACCTGGACGCGCTGGAGCCGCTTCAAGGAAATCCGCGTGGAGAACGACTCCGCCACTTTGCCGGCCAACCTCGCCACCATCGTTGAGGAGCAGAACTGGCACGACACCTGGGCTCATGCGGTCGGCCTGTCGTACAAGGTCAACCCGCAGTGGACGCTGCGCACCGGTATCGCCATCGACCAGTCGCCGACCAACAACGTCGACCGCTCGCCCCGCATTCCCTCGGGCGACCGCACCATCTTCAGCGTCGGTGCCGGCTGGAGCCCAAATCAGGACATGACCATCGATGTGGCCTATTCCTACCTGCAGGAAGAGTCGGTGGACGTGAACCACGCCAGCGCCACCCGAGGTACCTACAGTGCACGTTACAAGAACAGTGCACACGGTCTCGGCGCCTCGCTCAGCTACCGCTTCTAA